One stretch of Streptomyces sp. NBC_01142 DNA includes these proteins:
- a CDS encoding amino acid permease — translation MTSQQTLMKEGGQPGTPGNPQPSGGLQAGLKNRHLSMIAIGGVIGAGLFVGSSGGIAKAGPAILISYALVGALVVFVMRMLGEMAAASPNSGSFSAYADRALGRWAGFSIGWLYWFFWVVVLAVEATAGAVILEGWVPSVPQWAWALIVMVVLTATNLASVSSYGEFEFWFAGIKVVAIGAFVVIGLLAVFGVLPGSDNPGAGFAHLTDAGGFLPNGAGAILTGVLMVVFSFMGSEIVTLAAGESEDPRRAVTKATNSVIWRIGVFYLGSIFVVLTLLPWNDKSIVDKGSYVAALDSIGIAHAGQIMNVIVLTAVLSCLNSGLYTASRMAFSLGQRGDAPKAFAKVNAKGVPAVAILASVVFGFVAVYFNYAFKDTVFTFLLNSSGAVALFVWLVICFTQLRMRGILMREVPEKVTVKMWLFPYLTWATAAMITFVLVYMLFDDANREVVLLSLLVAALVITVGVVLDRVRKASGESAPDAVADGAADSGDGQSDVSDSVSVS, via the coding sequence ATGACCTCGCAGCAGACCCTCATGAAGGAAGGCGGACAGCCCGGAACACCCGGGAACCCGCAGCCCTCCGGCGGTCTCCAGGCCGGACTCAAGAACCGCCATCTTTCCATGATCGCCATTGGCGGTGTGATCGGGGCCGGCCTGTTCGTCGGTTCCTCCGGTGGTATCGCCAAGGCCGGCCCCGCCATCCTGATCTCCTACGCGCTCGTCGGCGCTCTGGTCGTCTTCGTGATGCGCATGCTCGGCGAGATGGCCGCGGCCAGCCCGAACTCGGGCTCCTTCTCCGCATACGCCGACCGCGCGCTCGGCCGCTGGGCAGGCTTCTCGATCGGCTGGCTGTACTGGTTCTTCTGGGTTGTCGTGCTGGCCGTGGAAGCCACGGCCGGTGCGGTGATCCTGGAGGGCTGGGTCCCCTCGGTGCCGCAGTGGGCCTGGGCACTGATCGTGATGGTCGTGCTGACCGCCACCAACCTGGCCTCCGTCTCGTCCTACGGCGAGTTCGAGTTCTGGTTCGCGGGCATCAAGGTCGTCGCCATCGGCGCCTTCGTGGTGATCGGTCTGCTGGCCGTCTTCGGTGTGCTGCCGGGCTCCGACAACCCGGGTGCGGGCTTCGCCCACCTCACCGACGCCGGCGGATTCCTGCCGAACGGTGCGGGCGCCATCCTCACCGGTGTGCTGATGGTCGTCTTCTCCTTCATGGGCAGCGAGATCGTCACGCTGGCCGCCGGTGAGTCCGAGGACCCGCGGCGCGCGGTCACCAAGGCCACCAACAGCGTGATCTGGCGGATCGGTGTCTTCTACCTGGGCTCGATCTTCGTCGTCCTGACCCTGCTGCCGTGGAACGACAAGTCGATCGTGGACAAGGGCTCCTACGTCGCGGCCCTCGACTCCATCGGCATCGCGCACGCCGGCCAGATCATGAACGTCATCGTGCTGACGGCCGTCCTGTCCTGCCTCAACTCGGGCCTCTACACCGCCTCCCGCATGGCCTTCTCGCTGGGCCAGCGCGGTGACGCGCCGAAGGCGTTCGCCAAGGTCAACGCCAAGGGTGTGCCGGCCGTCGCCATTTTGGCCTCCGTGGTCTTCGGGTTCGTCGCCGTCTACTTCAACTACGCGTTCAAGGACACGGTCTTCACCTTCCTGCTGAACTCCTCGGGTGCGGTGGCGCTGTTCGTCTGGCTGGTGATCTGCTTCACCCAGCTGCGGATGCGCGGAATCCTGATGCGCGAGGTGCCGGAGAAGGTGACGGTGAAGATGTGGCTCTTCCCGTACCTCACCTGGGCGACCGCGGCGATGATCACCTTCGTCCTGGTCTACATGCTCTTCGACGACGCCAACCGCGAGGTCGTGCTGCTGTCGCTGCTGGTCGCTGCGCTCGTGATCACCGTCGGCGTGGTGCTCGACCGCGTACGGAAGGCCTCCGGCGAGTCCGCTCCGGATGCAGTCGCCGACGGCGCTGCCGACTCCGGCGACGGCCAGAGCGATGTGAGCGACTCGGTCAGCGTGTCGTAA